A single genomic interval of Spinacia oleracea cultivar Varoflay chromosome 6, BTI_SOV_V1, whole genome shotgun sequence harbors:
- the LOC110805830 gene encoding monothiol glutaredoxin-S6-like has protein sequence MEVVRQLVNDKQLVIFSKSSCCVSHSMKQLISSYGANATVYELDELPNGKEIEKGLLSMGNKPSVPAIFIGQKFVGGSNEILSLQIQGKLVPLLIEAGAIWVWNRTSTE, from the coding sequence ATGGAGGTTGTGAGGCAGCTAGTGAATGACAAACAGCTAGTGATCTTCAGCAAAAGCTCTTGCTGTGTTTCTCACTCGATGAAGCAACTTATTAGCAGCTATGGAGCAAATGCAACTGTATATGAGCTCGATGAATTACCCAATGGGAAAGAAATCGAGAAAGGTCTTCTGAGCATGGGAAATAAGCCGAGTGTTCCTGCTATTTTCATCGGCCAAAAGTTTGTTGGTGGTTCTAATGAAATCCTTAGCCTCCAAATCCAAGGGAAACTGGTGCCTCTGCTCATAGAAGCAGGAGCTATATGGGTTTGGAATAGAACATCAACTGAGTAG
- the LOC110805853 gene encoding monothiol glutaredoxin-S6-like has translation MEVVRHLVDEKPLVIFSKSSCYVSHSMKQLMRSYGANATVYELDEIPNGKEVEKVLLSMGNKPSVPTIFIGHKFAGGSKDILTLQIQGKLVPLLIEAGAIWV, from the coding sequence ATGGAGGTTGTGAGGCATCTAGTAGATGAAAAACCACTAGTGATCTTCAGCAAAAGCTCTTGCTATGTTTCTCACTCAATGAAGCAACTTATGAGAAGCTATGGAGCCAATGCAACAGTATATGAGCTTGACGAAATTCCAAATGGCAAAGAAGTCGAAAAGGTTCTTCTGAGCATGGGAAATAAGCCAAGTGTGCCAACAATTTTCATTGGCCATAAGTTTGCTGGTGGGTCTAAAGACATCCTTACCCTCCAAATCCAAGGGAAACTGGTGCCTCTGCTCATAGAAGCTGGAGCAATATGGGTTTGA